A part of Desulfobacter sp. genomic DNA contains:
- a CDS encoding chemotaxis protein CheB — MITSQSPYRTQYTALAVGVSAGGLKALSAILPRLSPAMEPPVIIVQHMSPDSDDFLIHHFDKLCRLRVKEAEDKMPVERGTIYFAPANYHLLVEEDLSFALSTEARVQYSRPSIDVLFETAAEAFGEGLAGLILTGANTDGARGITAVRRHGGFAIAQSPDTAEADAMPLAAIAAGVDAVVDLDDIAPFINRLMSGGGSQE, encoded by the coding sequence ATGATCACCTCCCAGTCTCCATACCGGACCCAATACACGGCCCTGGCAGTCGGCGTCTCCGCCGGCGGGCTCAAGGCCCTGTCCGCCATACTGCCCCGCCTTTCCCCGGCCATGGAACCGCCCGTCATCATTGTCCAGCACATGAGCCCGGATTCCGATGATTTTCTGATCCATCACTTTGACAAATTGTGCCGCCTCAGGGTAAAAGAGGCTGAAGATAAAATGCCGGTGGAAAGAGGCACCATTTACTTTGCCCCGGCCAATTATCATCTTCTGGTGGAAGAGGACTTAAGCTTTGCCCTGTCCACGGAAGCGCGGGTCCAGTATTCAAGGCCCTCCATCGACGTGCTGTTTGAAACGGCAGCCGAAGCATTCGGGGAGGGCCTGGCCGGGCTCATCCTCACCGGGGCCAATACAGACGGGGCCAGGGGGATTACCGCGGTCCGCCGGCACGGGGGATTTGCCATTGCCCAGTCCCCGGATACTGCCGAAGCCGACGCCATGCCCCTGGCAGCCATTGCCGCAGGTGTGGATGCTGTTGTAGATCTTGATGATATTGCACCCTTTATCAACCGGTTGATGTCCGGAGGAGGCAGCCAGGAATAA
- a CDS encoding protein-glutamate O-methyltransferase CheR: MTKDNEAIEIRLLLEAIHLKYGFNFKDYANAHTKRRLRNRLERSSLDNFSQMTRRVLYDENFFNTLLMDLSINVTEMFRDPWFYKKVREELIPRLKTYSFIKVWHAGCSAGQEVYSMSILLEEEKMKKRVQVYATDFNEMILEKAKAGIYPLDVMKTYTTNYQQAGGTKEFSDYYAADNENVIIRRFIRDKILFSSHNLVTDGVFGEMHMIFCRNVLIYFNKKLQNHVLRLFYDSLIPGGYLCLGSKESLKFTEMADKFDVVCKKEKIYRKKR, translated from the coding sequence ATGACAAAAGACAATGAAGCCATAGAAATCCGGCTCCTCCTCGAGGCCATCCACCTCAAGTACGGGTTTAATTTCAAGGACTATGCCAATGCCCACACCAAGCGGCGGCTGAGAAACCGGCTGGAACGGAGCAGCCTGGACAATTTCTCCCAGATGACCCGCCGGGTCCTCTACGACGAAAATTTTTTCAACACCCTGCTCATGGACCTTTCCATCAACGTGACCGAGATGTTCAGGGACCCCTGGTTTTACAAAAAAGTGAGGGAGGAGCTGATCCCCCGGCTTAAAACCTACTCCTTTATCAAAGTCTGGCATGCAGGCTGCTCCGCCGGCCAGGAAGTCTACTCCATGTCCATCCTCCTGGAAGAGGAAAAGATGAAAAAACGGGTCCAGGTCTACGCCACGGACTTCAACGAGATGATCCTTGAAAAGGCAAAGGCCGGGATCTACCCCCTGGATGTGATGAAAACCTATACGACCAACTATCAGCAGGCCGGGGGGACCAAAGAGTTTTCAGACTATTACGCGGCGGACAATGAAAATGTCATCATCCGGCGGTTCATCAGGGATAAAATTCTGTTTTCCTCCCACAACCTGGTCACCGACGGGGTCTTCGGGGAAATGCATATGATCTTTTGCAGGAACGTACTCATCTATTTCAATAAAAAACTGCAAAACCATGTCCTCAGACTCTTTTACGACAGCCTGATCCCCGGGGGATACCTCTGCCTGGGCTCCAAGGAAAGCCTGAAATTCACGGAAATGGCCGATAAATTCGATGTCGTCTGTAAAAAGGAAAAAATTTATAGAAAAAAACGATGA
- a CDS encoding response regulator — translation MLSKLNNMPIRPKLVLAFILTGILPLIITGYYASTLATDALMEKSFSQMEAVQTLRSAYIEAVFQERFGELKRLARSNQMLSMSQNLIRYHDRKGVSPDFISRVYKTTIEENLDHLQRFSDAFGCTDLLIIGRDYGRILFALNDQNIIGQRMNQSSWSGTRLALAYKSILTTDHGVVLDFHPFEPDRGRETAFFAEPVIDADGRMVSIVVAKLAPDFIEKFMESRKGLGTTGESYLLEYNLLEKTFELRSALKTMGDGAYVLGFSLDKVLDYWTDAAESGLEGGAGIYADSAGNSVLAAYKKLNIQGLNWYLISKIDKYEVENTVRKILGKTMGLSIVLMALIGTCAYFIARTISNPIIKGVAFAQDIARGNFNTAIEIRQRDELGKLAGALNHMAGTLRDSDWLKQGKEGLDRTLRGELDERELGRRFVTYISKHTGADLGALYVFDQDRLHLYASYAFSDRRGNFNKLKPGEGLVGQAALEKEIIMFTDVDSEAPPINYGAGEKPAKAYMVVPLVYENDCLGVVLLGAQTQFTDLAKSYIEQITKSSAILLNTAKSRRTINHLLQEAQDSQKELAQKNKTLEEQTNALKESQAELQAQQEELRVVNEELEEQTRALKESEAELQSQHEELQVTNEELEEQAHALEEQKDSINAKNIELLEAQESIQSKAEELEIASKYKSEFLANMSHELRTPLNSILILSQLLSGNKDNTLTEKQIESARAIHSSGEDLLTLINEILDLSKVEAGKVELMPEDLPLQTLIADLERIFRNLAEDQEIDFTINTHGSVSVEHTMYTDPLRLQQVLRNLLTNAFKFTDKGRVSLAISRPAADLCSPHGLDPETALAFAVEDSGIGIPKEQQAVIFEAFQQADGSTSRKYGGTGLGLSISRELSKLLGGFITLDSEPGKGSVFTVVIPERIEKTGDQEAPAQAPPQPAAQAAPAQATDQATDQATPPTPAPQTAPTPAPQTAPTPAPPVIRDFVPDDRKETAPSDKSLLIIEDDPSSAKIMRDFARERDFKCIIADDGETGLHFADYYRPSAIMLDIGLPGIDGWTVLERLKANTELRHIPVHFMSAADASMDAMRMGAVGFLTKPVTLEKVEDTFSKIENIITRPVRKLLVVEDDEVQSQSIRDLIGNGDVETDIVPTGAQAFEALTSGHYDCMILDLGLGDMSGFDLLDQIRQDPACAGIPVIVYTGRELTEEEDRQLRQYTESIIIKGVKSPERLLEESALFLHRVEADLPKEKQKMLKMVHGREKVLADKTVLLVDDDMRNVFALSSVLEEKNMNVIIARDGVEGVEQTNAHPEIDIILMDIMMPKMDGYEATAEIRKTHKTLPIIALTAKAMKGDRNKCIDAGASDYLAKPVDTDKLISMLRVWLYA, via the coding sequence ATGCTGTCAAAGCTCAATAACATGCCCATCCGCCCCAAACTGGTCCTCGCCTTCATACTGACCGGCATCCTCCCCCTCATCATCACCGGATACTACGCCTCCACCCTGGCCACGGACGCCTTAATGGAAAAGTCCTTCAGCCAGATGGAAGCTGTGCAGACCCTGAGAAGCGCCTATATCGAAGCCGTGTTTCAGGAACGGTTCGGCGAGCTTAAGCGTCTGGCCAGGAGCAACCAGATGCTCTCCATGAGCCAGAACCTCATCCGCTACCATGACCGGAAAGGGGTTTCGCCTGATTTCATTTCAAGGGTGTATAAAACCACCATCGAAGAGAACCTGGACCACCTCCAGCGTTTTTCAGACGCATTCGGATGCACGGACCTCCTCATCATCGGCCGGGACTACGGACGCATTCTTTTTGCGCTGAATGACCAGAATATCATCGGCCAGCGGATGAACCAGTCCTCCTGGTCCGGCACCCGGCTTGCCCTGGCCTATAAATCGATTCTGACCACAGACCATGGGGTGGTACTGGATTTCCACCCCTTTGAGCCGGACAGGGGCAGGGAAACGGCCTTTTTTGCCGAACCGGTGATTGATGCCGACGGCCGGATGGTCTCCATTGTGGTGGCAAAACTGGCACCGGACTTCATCGAAAAATTCATGGAATCCAGAAAAGGCCTGGGCACCACCGGTGAATCCTATCTCCTTGAATACAACCTCCTTGAAAAAACATTTGAATTGAGAAGCGCCCTGAAAACCATGGGCGACGGCGCCTATGTCCTGGGCTTCAGCCTGGACAAAGTGCTGGATTACTGGACAGATGCCGCTGAGTCGGGACTTGAAGGCGGCGCAGGGATTTACGCGGACTCCGCCGGCAACAGCGTTCTGGCCGCCTACAAAAAACTGAATATCCAAGGGCTGAACTGGTACCTGATTTCAAAAATAGACAAATATGAGGTGGAAAATACGGTCAGAAAAATTCTGGGCAAAACCATGGGCCTTTCCATTGTGCTCATGGCCCTCATCGGGACCTGTGCCTACTTCATTGCCCGGACCATTTCCAATCCCATCATCAAAGGTGTCGCCTTTGCCCAGGACATTGCACGGGGCAATTTCAACACCGCCATAGAGATCCGGCAGCGGGATGAACTGGGCAAGCTGGCCGGCGCCCTGAACCACATGGCCGGCACCCTCAGGGATTCGGACTGGCTCAAACAGGGAAAGGAAGGCCTGGACCGCACCCTGCGGGGCGAACTGGACGAAAGGGAACTGGGCCGGCGGTTCGTCACCTATATCTCCAAACACACCGGAGCGGACCTGGGCGCCCTTTATGTATTTGACCAGGACCGCCTCCATCTCTATGCCTCCTACGCATTTTCCGACCGCCGGGGCAACTTCAACAAACTGAAACCCGGAGAAGGCCTGGTGGGCCAGGCCGCCCTGGAGAAGGAAATTATCATGTTCACCGACGTGGACTCTGAGGCCCCCCCAATCAATTACGGGGCCGGAGAGAAGCCGGCCAAAGCCTACATGGTCGTCCCCCTGGTCTATGAAAACGACTGCCTGGGGGTGGTGCTCCTGGGCGCCCAGACCCAATTCACCGACCTGGCAAAAAGCTACATTGAGCAGATCACAAAAAGTTCAGCCATCCTCCTGAATACAGCCAAATCCCGCCGGACCATCAACCATCTCCTCCAGGAAGCCCAGGACAGCCAGAAGGAACTGGCCCAAAAGAATAAAACCCTGGAAGAACAGACCAATGCCCTCAAGGAATCCCAGGCGGAACTCCAGGCCCAGCAGGAGGAATTGAGAGTGGTCAACGAAGAGCTGGAAGAACAGACCCGGGCCCTCAAGGAATCCGAGGCCGAACTCCAGTCCCAGCACGAGGAACTCCAGGTCACCAACGAAGAGCTTGAGGAGCAGGCCCATGCCCTGGAGGAGCAGAAGGATAGCATCAACGCCAAGAATATCGAACTCCTGGAAGCCCAGGAATCCATCCAGAGCAAGGCCGAAGAGCTGGAAATCGCCAGTAAATACAAATCCGAATTCCTGGCCAATATGTCCCATGAGCTGAGAACCCCCCTGAACAGCATCCTCATCCTCTCCCAGCTCCTGTCAGGGAACAAGGACAACACCCTCACCGAAAAGCAGATCGAATCGGCCCGGGCCATCCACTCCTCCGGAGAGGACCTGCTCACCCTGATCAACGAAATCCTGGATCTCTCCAAGGTGGAGGCAGGCAAGGTGGAACTCATGCCCGAGGACCTGCCCCTGCAGACCCTGATTGCCGACCTGGAGCGGATTTTCAGGAACCTGGCCGAAGACCAGGAGATTGATTTCACCATCAACACCCACGGATCCGTATCCGTGGAACACACCATGTACACCGATCCTTTGCGCCTCCAGCAGGTTTTAAGGAACCTGCTGACCAACGCCTTTAAATTCACGGACAAGGGCCGGGTCAGCCTGGCCATATCCCGGCCGGCAGCAGACCTGTGCAGCCCCCATGGCCTGGACCCGGAGACCGCCCTTGCCTTTGCCGTTGAAGATTCCGGGATCGGCATCCCCAAGGAGCAGCAGGCCGTGATCTTTGAAGCCTTCCAGCAGGCCGACGGCAGCACCTCCAGAAAATACGGGGGCACGGGCCTGGGGCTGTCCATTTCCAGAGAGCTGTCCAAACTTCTGGGCGGATTCATCACCCTGGACAGCGAACCGGGCAAGGGGTCCGTATTCACCGTGGTCATTCCGGAACGGATAGAAAAAACCGGGGACCAGGAGGCACCGGCCCAGGCTCCGCCGCAGCCCGCAGCCCAGGCGGCCCCTGCCCAGGCAACGGACCAGGCAACGGACCAGGCAACGCCCCCGACGCCGGCCCCCCAGACAGCCCCGACGCCGGCCCCCCAGACAGCCCCGACGCCGGCCCCCCCGGTCATCCGGGATTTTGTGCCGGATGACAGAAAAGAGACGGCCCCGTCGGACAAGAGCCTGCTGATCATTGAAGATGATCCCAGTTCCGCCAAGATCATGAGGGATTTCGCCAGGGAGCGGGATTTTAAGTGCATCATTGCCGATGACGGGGAAACCGGACTTCATTTTGCCGACTATTACAGGCCCAGCGCCATTATGCTGGACATCGGCCTGCCCGGCATTGACGGATGGACTGTCCTGGAACGGCTCAAGGCCAACACCGAACTGCGCCACATCCCGGTCCATTTCATGTCCGCCGCCGACGCCTCCATGGATGCCATGCGCATGGGCGCCGTGGGCTTCCTCACCAAGCCGGTGACCCTGGAAAAGGTGGAAGACACCTTTTCCAAAATCGAAAACATCATCACCCGGCCGGTGCGCAAGCTTCTGGTGGTGGAGGACGACGAGGTACAGTCCCAGAGTATCCGGGACCTCATCGGCAACGGAGACGTTGAAACCGATATCGTTCCCACTGGCGCCCAGGCCTTTGAGGCCCTGACCTCGGGCCATTACGACTGCATGATCCTGGATCTGGGGCTGGGGGACATGTCCGGATTCGATCTGCTGGATCAGATCCGCCAGGACCCGGCCTGCGCCGGCATACCGGTGATCGTCTACACGGGCCGGGAACTGACAGAAGAGGAGGACCGTCAGCTTCGCCAATACACGGAAAGCATCATCATCAAAGGGGTGAAATCCCCGGAACGGCTCCTGGAAGAATCCGCACTCTTCCTCCACCGGGTGGAGGCGGACCTGCCCAAGGAAAAACAGAAAATGCTCAAGATGGTCCACGGCAGGGAAAAGGTCCTGGCCGACAAAACCGTTCTCCTGGTGGACGACGACATGCGCAATGTCTTTGCCCTCAGCTCGGTGCTGGAAGAAAAGAACATGAACGTCATCATCGCCCGGGACGGGGTGGAAGGGGTGGAGCAAACCAATGCCCACCCGGAAATCGACATCATCCTCATGGATATCATGATGCCCAAAATGGACGGATACGAGGCCACGGCCGAGATCCGGAAAACCCATAAAACCCTTCCCATCATCGCCCTCACCGCCAAGGCCATGAAGGGGGACCGGAACAAATGCATCGACGCAGGCGCCAGCGACTACCTGGCCAAGCCTGTGGATACGGATAAACTCATTTCAATGCTAAGGGTATGGCTCTACGCATGA